The following are encoded in a window of Streptomyces sp. Go-475 genomic DNA:
- a CDS encoding acetyl-CoA C-acetyltransferase, with product MPEAVIVSAARSPIGRAVKGSLKDLRPDDLTATIVQAALAKVPELDPKDIDDLMLGCGLPGGEQGHNLGRIVAVQMGMDHLPGCTITRYCSSSLQTSRMALHAIKAGEGDVFISAGVEMVSRYANGSSDMPGTHNPLFAEAEARTAATAQSEGSTWHDPREDGLLPDPYIAMGQTAENLARAKGVTRQDMDEFGVRSQNLAEEAIKNGFWEREITPVTLPDGTVVAKDDGPRAGVTLEGVQGLKPVFRPDGLVTAGNCCPLNDGAAALVIMSDTKARELGLTPLARIVSTGVSGLSPEIMGLGPVEASKQALKRAGLTIDDIDLVEINEAFAAQVIPSYRDLGIPLEKLNVNGGAIAVGHPFGMTGARITTTLINSLQFHDKQFGLETMCVGGGQGMAMVIERLS from the coding sequence ATGCCCGAAGCCGTGATCGTCTCAGCCGCCCGCTCCCCCATCGGCCGCGCCGTCAAGGGCTCCCTCAAGGACCTCCGCCCGGACGACCTCACCGCCACGATCGTCCAGGCCGCCCTCGCCAAGGTCCCCGAGCTGGACCCGAAGGACATCGACGACCTGATGCTGGGCTGCGGCCTGCCCGGCGGCGAGCAGGGCCACAACCTCGGGCGCATCGTCGCCGTGCAGATGGGCATGGACCACCTGCCGGGCTGCACCATCACCCGGTACTGCTCGTCCTCCCTGCAGACCTCCCGCATGGCCCTGCACGCCATCAAGGCGGGCGAGGGCGACGTCTTCATCTCGGCGGGCGTGGAGATGGTCTCCCGGTACGCCAACGGCAGCTCGGACATGCCCGGCACGCACAACCCGCTCTTCGCCGAGGCCGAGGCCCGCACCGCCGCCACCGCCCAGTCCGAGGGCTCCACCTGGCACGACCCGCGCGAGGACGGCCTGCTGCCCGACCCGTACATCGCGATGGGCCAGACCGCCGAGAACCTGGCCCGCGCGAAGGGCGTCACCCGCCAGGACATGGACGAGTTCGGCGTCCGCTCGCAGAACCTCGCCGAGGAGGCCATCAAGAACGGCTTCTGGGAGCGCGAGATCACCCCGGTGACGCTCCCCGACGGCACGGTCGTCGCCAAGGACGACGGCCCCCGCGCGGGCGTCACCCTGGAGGGCGTGCAGGGCCTGAAGCCCGTCTTCCGCCCCGACGGCCTGGTCACCGCCGGCAACTGCTGCCCGCTGAACGACGGCGCCGCCGCGCTCGTGATCATGTCCGACACCAAGGCCCGCGAGCTGGGCCTCACCCCGCTCGCCCGGATCGTCTCGACCGGCGTCTCCGGCCTCTCCCCCGAGATCATGGGCCTCGGCCCGGTGGAGGCGAGCAAGCAGGCCCTGAAGCGGGCCGGGCTGACCATCGACGACATCGACCTGGTGGAGATCAACGAGGCGTTCGCCGCCCAGGTGATCCCCTCCTACCGCGACCTCGGCATCCCGCTGGAGAAGCTGAACGTCAACGGCGGCGCCATCGCCGTCGGCCACCCCTTCGGCATGACCGGCGCCCGCATCACCACCACGCTCATCAACTCCCTCCAGTTCCACGACAAGCAGTTCGGCCTGGAGACCATGTGCGTCGGCGGCGGCCAGGGCATGGCCATGGTCATCGAGCGCCTCAGCTGA